A window from Apostichopus japonicus isolate 1M-3 chromosome 2, ASM3797524v1, whole genome shotgun sequence encodes these proteins:
- the LOC139978734 gene encoding uncharacterized protein, with amino-acid sequence MQASHCREVDTRWPYEYGILNFARRWPRTWSTANQQPKQVRCLQKVTRWHPNHTRRQHEDVHFYLSSLPAGHTNATRWLHDDVLAKRYQQYEENNMLRALHLVRNRRWAVRKAAIICGVPRSSLYDKVTGRSKVDIQQGAPTLFTKEEEKLLADHAKYFAKFPTHSAERSFYAWLQTLLSLRARNLTGVGPLNTITSERGALTTVLATGNTKVLKPGSKFHMSDSGWSNGNIFQTYLEEHFLQFIPNRNADQHALLLYDGHNCHISVPLIEIAKSHTVTYFYLFYLPIQAMCFNLLTRVFSAL; translated from the exons atgcaggcgtcacactgtcgcgaagttgacaccagatggccatacgaatatggaattttgaatttcgCACGAAGATGGCCCCGAACTTGGTCAACAGCCAATCAACAGCCGAAGCAAGTACGATGCCTACAGAAGGTCACACGATGGCACCCGAACCACACACGAAGGCAACACGAAGATGTGCATTTCTATTTAAGTAGTTTACCCGCAGGACACACGAATGCCACACGATGGCTACACGACGACGTATTG gCAAAGAGATACCAACAGTATGAGGAGAACAACATGCTCAGGGCCTTGCACTTAGTGAGGAACAGAAGATGGGCAGTGAGGAAGGCTGCCATAATATGCGGTGTGCCAAGGAGCAGTCTGTATGATAAAGTTACAGGGCGAAGTAAAGTTGACATACAACAAGGTGCTCCAACTTTATTTACAAAGGAAGAGGAGAAGCTTTTAGCTGATCATGCAAAGTATTTTGCTAAATTCCCTACCCACTCGGCAGAAAGAAGTTTTTACGCCTGGCTACAAACTCTGCTATCTTTGCGGGCAAGAAACCTGACGGGAGTCGG ACCTCTGAATACAATAACATCTGAGAGGGGTGCTCTAACAACCGTCCTCGCCACTGGTAACACC AAGGTGCTTAAACCTGGAAGTAAATTCCACATGTCTGACAGTGGATGGAGCAACGGCAACATTTTTCAGACATACCTCGAAGAGCATTTCCTGCAATTCATCCCGAACCGAAATGCTGATCAGCATGCTCTTTTGCTGTATGATGGACACAACTGCCATATTTCAGTGCCACTCATCGAGATCGCGAAGTcacatactgtaacatatttctatttgttttacctCCCCATACAAGCCATGTGCTTCAACCTCTTGACAAGGGTATTTTCAGCCCTTTGA